The Syntrophales bacterium genomic interval TCCTCCAGTTTCTGCGCCGGGAATATGCATTGAATCTGGAGAAGATGTTTGAGGAAAACCTCTGGACCCTGAGAGCAAAAATGTTAGATGTTAATGGGATCGGAGAAGAAACAGCGGACAGCATACTCCTCTATGCAGGGAACAAACCGATATTTGTCGTTGATTTATACACGCGCAGGATTTTACAGAGGCACAAAATCATTGATGGCGGGCTAAGCTATGGGGAGATTCAAAAACTTTTTATGAATAGCATTCCCAACAGTGTTCGGCTATTTAATCAGTATCATGCACTTTTCGTAAACACGGGCAAGCATTTCTGCAGGAAAGCCCCTCGTTGTGAAGGTTGTCCGCTTGAGAATATGGAATCAATATCATTAAGTTAGTCGAGTGATTGAATTGAACAGCGAGCGCACTCCCCGCAGCTTGCTGCGGGGAGCTTCAATCGCAGGCGAGCTCGTTAGTTTTGATCAATAAAGTGTAAGCCAAATAATCGTTGTGACTTAGTGCCTCTGTGCCTTTGGTACTTGATAAGTTACACGGAGGTTCAAAATGTTGTTAGAAATAAGGAATTTAAGTGTTGAAGTCCAGGGCAAAGAACTGCTCCATAATATCAATCTTGAGATTGATCACGGTGAAACCCATGTCCTTTTTGGGAAAAACGGGTCGGGAAAGACATCGCTGTTGATGGCGATTATGGGAATGTCCGGATATAAAATCACAAAAGGTAATATCTTTTTCAAGGGAAACGACATATCCAATCTTCCGATTAATGAGAGAGCCAAGATGGGGATCGGCATGTCTTTTCAAAGACCTCCTACCATCTCCGGGGTAAAGACGAGAGACCTTGTTGAAATAATTAATAAGAATGGTAAGGCCACAGAGGATATAGCTGAGAGCTTGAATGTCTCAGAGTTTCTGGACAGGGATGTAAACCTTGGATTTTCAGGAGGAGAGATAAAAAAATCCGAACTTCTACAGCTCGTGTCCCAGAATTCGGATTTAGTTCTGCTTGACGAACCGGAATCAGGCGTAGACATAGAGAATATTAAGGTGATCGGGAAGGTAATAAAAAATCTTCTTGAGAAGCATCTTCGAAAGCATCGGACAAGGTCAGGGCTGGTTATTACACATACGGGCCTCATACTCAATTATCTTGAGGCAGATAAAGGACATGTTTTGCTTGATGG includes:
- a CDS encoding ABC transporter ATP-binding protein produces the protein MLLEIRNLSVEVQGKELLHNINLEIDHGETHVLFGKNGSGKTSLLMAIMGMSGYKITKGNIFFKGNDISNLPINERAKMGIGMSFQRPPTISGVKTRDLVEIINKNGKATEDIAESLNVSEFLDRDVNLGFSGGEIKKSELLQLVSQNSDLVLLDEPESGVDIENIKVIGKVIKNLLEKHLRKHRTRSGLVITHTGLILNYLEADKGHVLLDGKMRCEGNPREMFQMIQKSGYEECVRCQR